A region of the Holosporales bacterium genome:
GGAAGCAGCTCTGTCATGGGGCTTTGCGAAAAGTCCTACCAAGTTGGGTTTTTGATGATTATATGCTACTATGGCACTGCACTTAATAAGTGGTTCATGGCGAGGTTTCTTGCCGAGCCTATTGCACATTTTCGCAAAGCGGTATCCATGGGCGATATCATGGGCGCTTTATATGGAGATGCAGCTAAGTTTATATCTGGCATATCGATTACCCTGCGTTTGATCGGAAGCATGGGCGCTCAGGTGGCGGCGATAGGCTTTGTATTTAACTATTTCTTCGGAACATCTTATATTATTGGCACTATCATCGCGTGTGGGGTTACAACGCTGTACGCTGCAGTAGGCGGCGTTAGATCAGTAGTACTAACAGATATATTCCAATTCATAATTACAATAATCGTCTTACCGCTCAGCCTGGGGGTTGGAATTTTGCAAATGGGGGGCTTTGAAAACATAATTGCCGCACTGCCATCATCTCATTTACAAATCATCCCCACCGACATCAAACACTGGAATATATTTTTGGTGTTATCTATGGGCGGCATGTCCTCAATTGCCGTGCAAAGAATGTTAATGGCCAGAACACCTAAAATAGCCAAAAAATCATTATATTTATCAACATCTATTGCTGTATTGGTGCTTACTTCGGTCGGAATCATTGGCCTTATAACAAAAATCATTCAGCCAGATATAAACCCAAATTTGGCATTTTTTGCTTTCACTAATTCAGTTATGCCAGAAGGTTTAAAGGGGGTTGTTGTCGCTGGGTTTTTGGCCATTATTATGTCTACCGCTGATTCTATTTTAAACACAGCAAGCGTAGCGTTCGTTAATGATGTTTTGTTCCAAATCCCAAAACTTACAGAAAGGATGCGTCTTATTTTGGCTAAGTTATCTACGCTTATATTTGGGTTTGGCACTCTTTACATTGCGTTCAATTGCAAAAGTATACTTGAGGTTGCTTTGCAGGCCTATATTTCCTGGACTCCTGTTGTGATTGTGCCATTTGTTGCAGGGCTGCTGGGTTTTATAACAACTCCGCTCACTTTCTTTTGCGCAGCGGCGGCCGGCGTTATGACTGTTTTGATTTTTATATTTTTTGGAATCGGTAATCCAAAGATAGACGCTATTGTTCCAGCAATGCTTGCCAACTTTGTATTTTTCTTCTCGTCCCATTATGTACAAAAGTACTTTTTCGGCGAATATTTCAAAAAAGCAACCGATGAAAGAAAGAAAGCTATATCCGATGCAAAAAAGAGCAATCATAAATACTTTATCGATCCGCCCAAGATAGAATTCACGCTGCTAAATCGTATTCAGTACTTTTTTTCGAGAATCGGTTTTAGCGTTTTCAAGTGGAGCAATATAATGAAGTTTTGCTCTCGCCATGTTGTAAAAAGCGGCGCAGAGTATCTGACATTTAGTATTTTTGGTGTTGTCAACTATGTCGTTCCATACTTTATGTGGTCAAGCACAGACGTAAACAGTGTTGTGGTATTGGCTTTCAGGATCATAGCAGGATCCTTATGTGTCGCGCTGATGTTATGGGAAAAACTACCCAGCGATTACGAAAGATACCGTCCTGTTTTTTGGTACATTGCTGTTACGTTTTGCTTACCGTTTTATACAACCTATATGGTGCTTTATCATTGGGGCGATACCATGTGGATTATTAACGCGACTTTATCGGCCTTTTTGCTCGGCCTGTTGGTTGATTGGACGATGTTTTGTGTCTCATTGACGGCGGGCGTATTTTTTGGCTGTCTAAGCTATCATTTCTTTGTTGACGCAAGCGCCATTGTGCTGAGCAATAGCACCATGATACATCAATTGCTTTACATTGCTGTATTTTCCATTGCTATCGTTTATTTCTTTGGACGCAAAAATGAGATGCGCATCCAAGATCGCTTGAACAACTTACATGCAATTTCTGATCTATTGGCTCATCGAATTAACGTGCCTTTATCAAATGCTGAAAGCAATTTTACTTTCATTACTCGTAATTTGCCAACCTATGTTAAAGCGTATGACAAAGCAGTTGGCGCTGGGCTTATAACACCAGAGTCGACAGAATCCCGCGGTAACTTGCTAAACTGTTCTAAGAAGGTTGCCTTTAACCTGAAGTCTTCACTATTGTTTATAGAGTCTATGCTGGCGCACACTCAAGAAGATGAAGATCCTACCTCACCGGACAATGGAGGGTATATTAGGTCATCCGATATTTTAAACGAAGTTATTAAATCATTCCCCATGTCTATTAACGATCCTATCAAAATTACCTTAAAGGAGGATAAGAGCTTCATTTTGAAGTGCAATAAAGAAAAATTTTTCCACGTAATTATTAACATACTTAGGAATGCTCAAGAGGCCATTTTCGAAAAAAGGCTAAGAACAGGCATTCTTGATAGCGAGGTTGAAATTTGCACATTTGCCGGAGATTTTTTTAATACAATAACGATACACGACAATGGAGTAGGAATACCGGAAGATATCAGAAAGCGTATCTTTGACCGATTTTTTACGACAAAATCCAAGTTAGGAGCTGGGCTTGGACTTTACTTCTGCAAGCTTGTTATTAAGAGAATCGGAGGCACCATAGACCTTGAGTCAGAAGAGGGTAAATTCACCCGCTTTATCATTACCTTGCCTAAATTCTATAACGATACAGACAAATAGTATTAGCTGCGGCTCTTGTGTTGACTTGTTTTCCGTGACGATGTAGGGTCCGGGGTTGTTATCTTCCGGCAGTCATGAACAAAGCAAAGATCGATACAGAATTTCAGGCTATGAAAAAGGTTATTTTTTCCTGCATCGCAGGAAGCTCCTTAGAGTGGTATGACTTTGCCCTGTACGGTTACTTTGCCGCTCTGCTTGGAAGGCTGTTTTTCCCCTCTGGCGACGAGTTTCAGCAACTTATCGCTTCATTTGGCGCATTTGCCTCTGGACTTATCGCTCGCCCAGTCGGTGCGGTGATGTTTGGCTATATTGGCGACATATGGGGCCGAAAAAAAGCGCTGATAGTTTCCATATATATGATGGCGATACCTACCGCCGCCATGGCCTTGCTGCCGACTTATGAATATCTGGGCATCTGGTCTGGCGTGCTGCTGACGATGATTCGGATTGTTCAAGGACTTGCGCTTGGTGGCGGGTTTACAGGTACTATGGTGTTTATTTACGAACACTCAAGTGAAAAGCGTCGAGGGACTTATTCATCATGGGCTCCATTCAGTCTGGTTTTTGGTTTTGTACTGGGTGCAGTTATTGCGACCGTTGTAGGTTTTGCACTGGATAACGATGCTTTAGAATCATGGGGATGGAGGGTCCCTTTCGGTATCAGCTTCATCGGCACCTTTATAGCCAAATATGTTCAAAAGCGGCTTTCTGATCCAAAAGAATTTCTCGATGCCAAAAAACAAAAGGCAGAGAAAGAGCCACTGCTTAGAAGTTTGTTTTCACGGCATTGGAGGGCGCTGATACTGGTTGTCGTTATCGATATACTGACGGCTTGTGGCTACTTCCTGTTGTCCGTTTTCATTCCTACATACTTTGACAAGATGCTGGATTTTGGCATGCAGACGAGCTTCCTTATAACCAGCATCAACATGGTGCTGTTTTCTTTATCAATTTTGCTTGGGGGATGGTTGTCTGACAGGTTTGGTAAACGTAAGCAGATGATTGTCGCTTCAATTTTGCTGGCCCTTCTGGTTTATCCGCTGTTTTTAGTTATGAAGATAGGGCCTATTTCGGCCATGCTGAGCCATTTCGGACTAATATTCTTGTTTTCCATATACTATGGCCCTATACCTGCGGCTATTTGTTCAGTTTTCCCAGTCAAAACAAGGCTGATAGGGGTTTCTGTTGCCCATAACTTCGCTATGGCCGCTTTTGGAGCATATGCCCCTACTTTGGCTACGTATTTAATCAAGTGGTCGGGAAACATCTCAATCCCGGCAGTGCTGTTCGTCATAAGCGCGCTGCTTACCGCTGCAGGGCTATACGTTTGGGAAGAAGGCAAAAGTTACTAGGCCAACTATTACAAAAATAAATCGATTACCGCTCTGTTATATGGAACAGAATATATTTGCGTATCATTTTTAATTTGCAGAAATTCGTCTATCTAGAGTTTGGTATATTTTCTCTCTAAGACCAATTGCTAACGCCTTGATAAGCTGAAGGTTTTCATCTATCGCGTAAATAATTCTGTAATCGCCTACACGTAATCTGAATAACCCTTGATATTTTTTCCCACTTAATGGCCTGAAGTCATATGGTCGTTCTGATAATCGACTTTCTACGGCTTTTCTAATCGAAATCAATAAATCCTTCGGGATTTTTTTAATATCGCTGAGGACTTTTTCGTCGTAGGTTATTTCATAGCTCATCCGCTTTATTCCAGAAAACATCTGAAGATAAGTATTTTACGTTTTTGGAACTTAGTCTTTTCAAAGCTATATCACCTAATCTCTTGTCTTCCCAATCTTCCAGTGCGTTCTGTGCTAACTCTAAGATAGCCCTCGATAAGCTGATTTTCTTATGTTCAGCATATGACTTAAAGTCTTGATAATTAAAATCATCTGAAAAGTTTATTATGGCTCTTTTCATAATCGGTTATCTCATATATCTATGATATACTATTGTATCATATTAATTCGTTTTTGCAAATTTTTTCTAATTAGGAAGTCACTATTACGGACGGCGTAATGGTTCTCAGATTAACGAGGTTTAACTTTTACCTTGTTCTGATTAGGTTAACTACCGCATAACAAAATAATACACACCTGACGCCAAAAGCACCAAGGCAGAACAAAGCAGCCCCATAAACAGCGGACTATGCGTAGCTGAATAATTATTATGCATATTCTGTTTAGATTTTTTACCTATAAAACTGTAATAACAAATATTGCCAGCATAGCCATAAACAATGCAGTAAGCTAAAGTATCGAACTGCCGAACAATATTCCAATAGCGATATTCTTCGCCCAAAACTCCCGGCCATACGTGATCAAAGCTGCACCAAATTAGGGCAAGGGTGTGCTCCTGAAATCCAATGTCGAAAAGAAAAATGAACCCAAGGAAAAAAACAAACGTACATAAGTACATTTTCCTGTATACAAACCAAAGCGGACCAAACAAAGCTGCCGCCCAATTAAATGAAAACACCTTATTGCCTTCATAAATATCGTTCAGCCTGTTCAGGTAGTATGTATCGTGCTTACACGTTTGTCCTGTTTTTTTATAAATGACATCAAGTATTGATTTTTGATAGCTACTCAGCTTTGCAGATCCTGATGCGCCGGATTGTTTACTCACTTTAAACTGTCCCTTAACGTGCATATTGTTTAGCACATGTGATAGCATTTGTCAAGCATTTTCGAACAATTATTCGCAAAATTTTGCCTCGTTGATTTTGGCAAGAGTGGCATCTATAATCTCGCCGGTATTCAGTATATTCAGCCACAATCATGACAACTTTGCTTCAACTTAAAAGCATCAGTAAAAGCTTTGGGGCGCGGCATTTATTCCAAGACGTAAGCTTTACTATAAATGATGATGAGCATGTTGGGGTTATTGGACAAAATGGCGCGGGTAAGACTACGCTGTTTGACGTCATCATTGGTAAGCAAGAGCCGGATAACGGAACGATGACCAAGTCGACCAATTTGCACATCGCCTACCTGTCGCAGCATGACGATTTCACGCCAGACGAGACCGCCGAGGATTATATTATGCGTGTTGCAAATGTCATGTCGTGGGAGGTGCAGTCCCAATGTGCAGATTTCGACATTGATAAGCGTCGGCTTCAGAAAAAAATATCCACTTTAAGCGGTGGATATAAAATGAGGTGCAAGCTGCTGGGCTTGTCGTTACAAAAAGCCGATTTGCTTCTGCTAGACGAGCCAAGCAACTATCTTGATTTGGACACCATCCTGGTGCTTGAGCGTTTTTTGCAAGGGTTTTCGGGCGCATTTATGGTGATTTCCCATGATCAGGAATTTCTGCGCCGAACGACCGATCATATCTTGGAAATTGAGGGTGGCGAAGCAACCAAATTCAACGGAAATCTCGACGATTATTTCGAACAAAAACAGATATTGCGGGAACAGCTTGAGGCCCATGCAGCAAGCCTTAAAGAGCGCCGGGATGAAATTTTACGCTTTGTTGCAAGATTTGGCGCCAAGGCAACCAAGGCCAGGCAAGCTCAATCACGCTTGAAACGACTTGATAAGATGGAGACGGTTGAGGTTAAGCCAATTCCAGTATCGGCAAAAATCAAAATACCGCCGCCAACCCATTGCGGAAAAGTTGCTTTAACCATTAAAGATGCAGATCTTGGCTATGGCAACAACAGGATATTAAGAAACGTATCGTTTACGGTACAGCGAGGCGATCACATCGTGGTTACCGGCGCTAATGGCCGAGGGAAGACCACTTTGCTTAAAAGCCTGGCAGGCGCTATCCCGCTTCTTAACGGTACGTTAGAGTTGGGGTATGAAGTCAGCTTAGCCTATTACGCCCAGCATGTCTCAGAGCAGCTTAAGCCAGAGCGCACTGTGCTTGAAGAACTTGTGTGCGCAAAGGATACATCGATAACCGAGCAAGATGCCAAAAACCTGGCTGGTACACTGCTGTTCACTAAAGATGACATGAACAAGAAGATCAAGATTCTTTCCGGTGGCGAAAAGTCGCGTGTAGCTTTAGGTTGCGTTCTGCTGAAAAAGGTCAATTTCCTTCTTTTGGATGAGCCAACCAATCATCTGGACTTTCAGACAACGGCGGCTCTCTCACAAGCGTTGCATGAGTACGGCGGTGCTATTATAGTTGTCAGCCACGACCGCGCTTTTGTCAGAACGCTCAGCAAAAAGACCATAGAGGTTCAAGCAGATGGCACCGTTGCCGTCTATCCTGGCACTTATGACGAGTATGTTTGGTCGCTGCAGAGAAGACTTAGGAAATAATCAAAGGCTGAGCAAGCCGCGTTTCTTGTGTTAATATATTTTTTCGCATCAGAGCATTTATGCCCAAGGGGTTGTTTAAATTACAGTCTGATTACGTACCCGCTGGCGATCAGCCAAAGGCAATAGAAAGCCTCGTTTCTGGTTTCCTAGAAGGCAAGAAAGAGCAAGTCCTTCTTGGCGTTACTGGGTCTGGCAAAACATTTACCATGGCCAATGTGATTGCCAGGCTTGATGTTCCGGCGCTGATAATGGCCCCTAATAAAACTTTAGCGGCCCAACTTTACGGAGAGATGAAAGGGTTTTTCCCTGATAACGCCGTGGAATACTTCGTTTCGTACTATGACTACTATCAACCAGAAGCTTATGT
Encoded here:
- a CDS encoding MFS transporter, giving the protein MNKAKIDTEFQAMKKVIFSCIAGSSLEWYDFALYGYFAALLGRLFFPSGDEFQQLIASFGAFASGLIARPVGAVMFGYIGDIWGRKKALIVSIYMMAIPTAAMALLPTYEYLGIWSGVLLTMIRIVQGLALGGGFTGTMVFIYEHSSEKRRGTYSSWAPFSLVFGFVLGAVIATVVGFALDNDALESWGWRVPFGISFIGTFIAKYVQKRLSDPKEFLDAKKQKAEKEPLLRSLFSRHWRALILVVVIDILTACGYFLLSVFIPTYFDKMLDFGMQTSFLITSINMVLFSLSILLGGWLSDRFGKRKQMIVASILLALLVYPLFLVMKIGPISAMLSHFGLIFLFSIYYGPIPAAICSVFPVKTRLIGVSVAHNFAMAAFGAYAPTLATYLIKWSGNISIPAVLFVISALLTAAGLYVWEEGKSY
- a CDS encoding DUF2628 domain-containing protein; this translates as MSKQSGASGSAKLSSYQKSILDVIYKKTGQTCKHDTYYLNRLNDIYEGNKVFSFNWAAALFGPLWFVYRKMYLCTFVFFLGFIFLFDIGFQEHTLALIWCSFDHVWPGVLGEEYRYWNIVRQFDTLAYCIVYGYAGNICYYSFIGKKSKQNMHNNYSATHSPLFMGLLCSALVLLASGVYYFVMR
- a CDS encoding ATP-binding cassette domain-containing protein, whose product is MTTLLQLKSISKSFGARHLFQDVSFTINDDEHVGVIGQNGAGKTTLFDVIIGKQEPDNGTMTKSTNLHIAYLSQHDDFTPDETAEDYIMRVANVMSWEVQSQCADFDIDKRRLQKKISTLSGGYKMRCKLLGLSLQKADLLLLDEPSNYLDLDTILVLERFLQGFSGAFMVISHDQEFLRRTTDHILEIEGGEATKFNGNLDDYFEQKQILREQLEAHAASLKERRDEILRFVARFGAKATKARQAQSRLKRLDKMETVEVKPIPVSAKIKIPPPTHCGKVALTIKDADLGYGNNRILRNVSFTVQRGDHIVVTGANGRGKTTLLKSLAGAIPLLNGTLELGYEVSLAYYAQHVSEQLKPERTVLEELVCAKDTSITEQDAKNLAGTLLFTKDDMNKKIKILSGGEKSRVALGCVLLKKVNFLLLDEPTNHLDFQTTAALSQALHEYGGAIIVVSHDRAFVRTLSKKTIEVQADGTVAVYPGTYDEYVWSLQRRLRK
- a CDS encoding type II toxin-antitoxin system RelE/ParE family toxin, with protein sequence MSYEITYDEKVLSDIKKIPKDLLISIRKAVESRLSERPYDFRPLSGKKYQGLFRLRVGDYRIIYAIDENLQLIKALAIGLREKIYQTLDRRISAN